TATCGACCGGTTGGTCCACCACGCCAGGATATTCTATATTAACGGTTCCAGCTATAGACTAAAAAACAAACTTAAGAAGGGAAACTAAAGGGGGTCAATTTTATTTGCAGATAGGGGGTCAAATGTCTTGACAAACAACAAATAAGTCTTTTCTACTTCCTGCCGAAGACCTGGCCTGCAATCCGACGCTGCCTCGACCGGTTGTCAAAGTCGAGAAGGACTATCTGTTGCCAGGTTCCCAGTGTCATCCGTCCATCAATAACGGGTATCGTGAGGGATGGGCCCAGAAGGGCGGCTCTTACATGAGAATATCCGTTTCCATCCCCCCATCTGGCATCATGCCGGTATGGTATATTCTTAGGGGCAATACGCTCAATCGCCTCCTTGAGATCCTCAATAACACCACTTTCATGCTCGATTGTGGTTAGGGCAGCGGTTGAACCGGGGATGAAGAGGAGAACGTGTCCCTCAGATATACCGGTTTCGGCAACCCTGTCCGATACATAGTGGGTGATATCAATAACGTCGGTATCTGCCGTTGTCGAAAAAGATAGAGAAAAATTTACAATTTCTATGTTCATTGAAACTTACCCTTTTTCGTCCGAAAATCCCCCAGCCCCCCTTTTCCAAAGGGGGATTTTGGAGGATTATTTTGATTAAGAAATATATGGGAGGATGCTGTCTATAACCGATTGAAAGTTCTGTTTGATATTATCGCTACCCTGAATAATTCCCATGTGACCTGGGAGAAAATATTCAGCATCAAGTTTTGAAAGATTTTTTATGCTTTCCTTAAGGAGCTTGCCGCTTCCACCTGGAAAGTCCGTCCTTCCAACGTTCCGATCAAATATTACATCTCCTGACAGGAGAACTTTTTTCTTTGGCCAGTATAAACTTATTGATCCGGGTGAATGGCCGGGAGTAAGCAGTATCTCAAATGTCTCATCTCCAAGAGTAATCTCTCCCTCTTTCAGAATAACATCTATCTTTACCTTGGGGGTATCCAGGCCGAACCATCCGAACATTGTAGCGCCTTCTGATTCAAAATATTCCATTTCCTTATCATTCAGTCCTATTTTGACATTTGAATCATTGAATAGCTCGGATGCCTCGTAATGGTCCGGGTGAGAATGTGTGTTTATGACATACTTCACATCATCCATATCTATACCATCTTCTTCCATGCTTTTCTGAAGCATAGGGAGATATCTCTTGAGCCCCGGATCGATAATTGCCTGAACGCTTCCCCCGATGAAGAAACTGTTACAGTTGTTGTCAAATAGATTTGTCCATTCATACACATAAACATCATCCAGTAATTTCATTACAACCCCTTTCATCATTCATGTTTACCACAACCTTATCAGGAAGATTATGGGTGTTTATTTTTCACTTACCGACCGCTCAGTTGTCCGCAGGCGGCAAGGATGTCTCCCCCTCTGCTTGAACGGATGATAGCAGTATATTTATGCTTAATCAGGATATTTCGAAAGGCCTCAATATCAGACTCTGCAGGTGTTTTAAACGCTGATCCGGGATATTCGTTAAAAGGAATGATGTTAACCTTGCAACGTATTCCTCGAAGTAATCGTGCCAATCTTTCGGCGTCCTCCGGAGAGGAGTTCACGCCCTCTATCAAGATATATTCAAAGGTGAGTCTCCTGCGTCTCGGCATCTGATATTCTCGACAGGCCTGAAGAAGCGCTTCGACAGGGTATCTTTTGTTGATTGGCATGAGGAAACTTCGCGTTTTATTATCCGGGGCGTTTAAAGATACGGCAAGGTTGACACATGCATCCTTTCCCAATTGATGGATCATGGAAGGAATTCCGCATGTGGACAGGGTAATCCTTCTGTTTGAGAAGCCCATTCCCGTATCGGCGGTAATGATTCTGATCGCTTTCATCACGTTTTCATAATTTTCCAGA
Above is a genomic segment from Syntrophales bacterium containing:
- a CDS encoding MBL fold metallo-hydrolase; its protein translation is MKLLDDVYVYEWTNLFDNNCNSFFIGGSVQAIIDPGLKRYLPMLQKSMEEDGIDMDDVKYVINTHSHPDHYEASELFNDSNVKIGLNDKEMEYFESEGATMFGWFGLDTPKVKIDVILKEGEITLGDETFEILLTPGHSPGSISLYWPKKKVLLSGDVIFDRNVGRTDFPGGSGKLLKESIKNLSKLDAEYFLPGHMGIIQGSDNIKQNFQSVIDSILPYIS
- a CDS encoding secondary thiamine-phosphate synthase enzyme YjbQ, whose product is MNIEIVNFSLSFSTTADTDVIDITHYVSDRVAETGISEGHVLLFIPGSTAALTTIEHESGVIEDLKEAIERIAPKNIPYRHDARWGDGNGYSHVRAALLGPSLTIPVIDGRMTLGTWQQIVLLDFDNRSRQRRIAGQVFGRK
- the rlmN gene encoding 23S rRNA (adenine(2503)-C(2))-methyltransferase RlmN, with product MDKPNLKDMTLDEIEIFISDLGKGRYRARQVMKWLYQSGVTSFDEMTNLSKDFRTGLSAIARISTLEITEIQTSQDTTKKVLFKLGDGNFIESVLIPGKNHWTLCVSSQVGCKMGCRFCLTGRQGFKRNLLPSEITDQLTMLCFNTPEGENIKNIVMMGMGEPLENYENVMKAIRIITADTGMGFSNRRITLSTCGIPSMIHQLGKDACVNLAVSLNAPDNKTRSFLMPINKRYPVEALLQACREYQMPRRRRLTFEYILIEGVNSSPEDAERLARLLRGIRCKVNIIPFNEYPGSAFKTPAESDIEAFRNILIKHKYTAIIRSSRGGDILAACGQLSGR